gattagttctgcatggtctttcatccttcttctagtgtgaaatttgacttcctttatattttcttgaatcaacgtacatagaaatgcaaattttactagacgtattgccttagaacatattaattgtaattacaatacatttttcaaacattttctgttaaagatgagtttatctagtttacaatttattctcagaaatcaatttccgatttatcaCGAaaaatgtagacttttttgagttaacgtatataaaattcaacatttttatgaactctttctttttgtgttggctttgtctttctattttattcaagatagataaaatttgttaggatttgggttagttctggatggtctttcatccttcttctattgtgaaatttgacttccttcatagtttcttgaatcaacatacatagaaatgcaatttcactagacatattgccttagtacatattaattttaattacaatacatttttcaaactttttctggtaaagatgagtatatctagtttacaatttagtctcagaaatcaatttccgacttataacgaaatgtgtagtgttttttgagttgacgtatataaaattcaacatttttatgaactctttctttttgtattggatttgtatttctatttgattcaagatagatgaaatttgttaggatttggattagtttttcatggtctttcatccttcttctattgtaaaatttgacttccttcatattttcttgaatcgacgtacatagaaatgcaatttttactagacgtattgccttagaacatattaattgtaattacaatacattttcaaacttttttatattaaagatgagtttatctagtttacaatttagtctcagaaatcaatttccgacttataacgaaatgtgtagacttttttgagataacgtatataaaattcaacatttttatgaactctttctttttgtgttggctttgtctttctatttgattcaagatatagatgaaatttgttaggatttgggttagttctgcatggcctttcatctttcttcttttgtgaaatttgacttccttcatattttctttaatcaacgtacatagaaatgcaatttttactagacatattgccttagaacatattaattgtaattacaatacatttttcaaacttttttttgtcaaagatgaatttatctagtttacaatttagtcccaaaaatcattttcctacttataacgatgtgtgtagacttttttgagttaacgtatattaaattcaacattttcaggaacactttgtttttgtgttggctttgtctttttatttgattcaaaatagatgaaatttgttaggatttggaaaagttctgcatggtctttcatccttcttctagtgtgaaatttgacttccttcatattttcttgaatcatcgtacatagaaatgcaatttttactagacgtattgccttagaacatattaattgtaattacaatacatttttcaaacattttctgttaaagatgagtttatctagtttacaattcagtctcagaaatcaatttccgacttataacgaaaagtatagacttttttgagttaacgtatataaaattcaacatttttatgaactctttctttttgtgttggctttgtctttctattttattcaagatagatgaaatttgttaggatttgggttagttctgcatggtctttcatccttcttctattgtgaaatttgacttccttcatattttcttgaatcaacatacatagaaatgcaatttcactagacatattgccttagtacatattaattttaattacaatacatttttcaaactttttctgttaaagatgagtatatctagtttacaatttagtctcagaaatcaatttccgacttataacgaagtgtgtagactttttgaagtaacgtatataaaattcaacaattttatgaactctttctttttgtgttggctttgtctttctatttgtttcaagatagatgaaatttgttaggatttgcatTAGTTCTgcattggtctttcatccttcttctattgtgaaatttgacttccttcatattttcttgaatcgacgtgcatagaaatgcaatttttactattaattgtaattaaaatacattttcaaactttttttttattaaagatgagtttatctagtttacaatttagtctcagaaatcaatttccgacttataacgaaatgtgtagacttttttgagttaacgcatacaaaattcaacatttttatgaactctttctttttgtgttggctttgtgtttctattttattcaagatagatgaaatttgttaggatttgggttagttctgcatggtctgtcatccttcttctattatgaaatttgacttccttcatattttcttgaatcaacgtacatagaaatgcaattttactagacatattgccttagaacatattaattttaattacaatacatttttcaaactttttcagttaaagatgagtttatctagtttacaatttagtctcggaaatcaatttccgacttataacgaagtgtgtaagcttttttgagttaacgtatattaaattcaatatttttatgaactctttctttttgtgttggctttgtatttctattttattcaagatagatgaaatttgttaggatttgggttagttctgcaaggtctttcatccttcttctattgtgaaatttgacttccttcatattttcttgaatcaacgtacataaaaatgcaatttttactagacatattgccttacaacatattaattgtaattacaatacatttttaaaacttttttttgtcaaagatgagtttatctagtttacaatttagtctcagaaataaatatccgacttataacaaaatgtgtagacttttttgagttaacgtatataaaaatcaacatttttatgaactctttctttttgtgttggatttgtctttctatttgattcaagatagatgaattttgttaggatttggattagttctgcatggtctttcatccttcttctattgtaaaatttgacttccttcatattttcttgaatcagcgtacatataaatgcaatttttagtagacgtaatgccttagaacatattatttgtgattacaatatatttttcaaacttattcagttaaagatgagtttatctagtttacaatttagtctcagaaatcaatttccgacttataacgaagtgtgtaggcttttttgagttaacgtatattaaattcaacatttttatgaacactttcttattgtgttggctttgtctttctatttgattcaagatagatgaaatttgttaggatttggattagttttgcatggtctttcatccttcttctattgtgaaatttgacttccttcatatttacttgaatcaacgtatagagctggcaaacaagctgaAACTCGCGGATTAACCCgtacccggcccgtgaaaacccgagcCCGGCTTGGCTTGGTCCTAAACAAGccgggcgcgggttggagaaataacggcttgtgagaaaacgggtttatccgtcccggcccgtaaacccgcgggttaaacccGTCTACAACACCTAATTAATAAGTTATATTTAATCCCTACCTTCAGATTATTCTAGGGTTAATCTTATCCATACGTTAAAGGTATAAAAggataaacctaaacctaaataaagagatatcattctcttttcttctatcttttcttcttctgctccttctCTTCTCCTCCGTTCTTCGGCAACCGAATCTTCAAATTTGGATACGTAATCTTCAAAGAAATTCATAGTTTCATACCCTTCACCTTCTTGACGTGTTTTTGATCATATTTACAGAAGCTCTTTACCATTAAATGGTCGATATTTACAGAAGCCCCTTTAATCTAGTAATCGATTTGTTAGATGAAACAAGGATTTGTTGGCTATTGATCATATAGAATTGGTAAGTCTCTCTCTGTTCTATTTCAATTTTCAAAGATTATTGTTCTTGAATAgattttgattgccttgattttgaatctgaaattgattttgaatcTAAGTTCGATTTTGATTGCCTTAAACTGTATTGTATCAGATTTGCTTTCTTTTCAAGGTAAGATTTACTTCTGTTTTTCCAATTCCAACGTATTGTATTTTCATATGTGCGTGATATTTGATCAACATTTGCATGTAAAATACTGGATTCATATATCTACATTCTTTGCATCTACAGTTTTATATGTTAATAAATTGTTTAGATGTAATCTGCCAGCAACATGTTGAATATGGGTTTGATTTATTATCTGTACAGAATTCATGGAATTGCTTAGGCATCCAATGAGGTGCAGCAGATTTATGATGTTAATGACAGTGGTCGGTGTATTATCAATAAGCCTACAACAATCACAGTATGTAGTTGGGATTCGATTTGTGGTTGAAAAGGAAGAATGTTTATCTCATTCTATGCCATATGAAGGCGACATGGTTCAAGTTTCTTATGTTGTGATCAAAGCTGATGTCCCATGGAATTCCGGTTTAGAAGACGGCGTCGATCTTATTGTAAGTTTTGTTTACATATTCTTTTTCTGTTGGACTTGTTGAGCAATTTCAGCTAGTGTCATTTGTGCCACATTTGGTTCTGAATTTATTTGGCATGTATATGCTTATTAAAAATGGAAGTTTCCTTGTCGCTGACTTATTATCATTCCCCCTTTCTTGCTTTCGTTTACAGTCAGGTGGGACAGACCTTCGACGTTCTGCCAGGAAGAGGAAGCGTTTACAGTCAGTTAAGGAGTCATTCACTAGGAAGCGTTTACAGTCAGTTATGAAGCGTGAACCTTTTTAATAAATTCTTGGCTTGTTTTGACCCCTTAATTAGTGATGGTGTATGACATTGTTTTCCATTTTTTAGTTTCTTTCATATGGTGGTGTTGTACTgatgttcttcttttctttctccttctgcaattgttgttgttgctattgaAGTAGAGATTGTAGCAGTGTGTAATGTAGCAGTGTGTAATGTATTGATCTTGAATGTGCGAGTGCAGTGAATgagttagatgaatgttaggttgcagGGAAAGtgctttagatggcctgaatgtggccgAAAATAAACCAGGAAACTGAGGAAACTCTGTCAAATcggtttctggcgagttgactcaccataaacgggttaacccgtgattttttttgataagtcaaaaaattatattgcaagaaacgatatttacaagatagtttaggagaaaagaggtcagagaaaccccaaaaactcacacaaactatttaaaacgataataaattacatttggaaactcaattgaacttaagaaatctggtcttccctcaaagtgaatacctactccttcttctaacaaacaaccacgcttagccattccatccgcagcaaaatttgcttcacgaaaagtgtgttcaaaccgaatagcaccatataaacccttagcattcagccatctttgtgtagcaaaccatggaacattatcctcctccaaagccttcagcaccgaagaagagtctgatctaatcaacaaacgatcataaccccattgaattgcccattcaagaccaacaataataccatataaCTCATCCATATAGTTAGACGCAATTCCTAATCCAATACACATAGCCCCTACCACTTCCGAACTCGTATTTCTAgccacaacaccagcccctgccACTCCCGGGTTTCCTCTTGAAGCACCATCAGTACACAACAGCAATTCATTGTTATTAGGAGGCGTCCAATAACACTCCTTTGGATCTGAAATCTTCACTTTCCTATGCTTAACACGAAAGAAATCCAATATTCTCAAATCTGCTACCGTATTGAACATAAAACTCTTTATTCTAACTGAGTATTCATGCATCAAATTGAACACTCGTTTTTGGAAAAAGGACCAGCAAGGAACTTTCTTCTCATATACCTTCTTATTTCTAGTGAACCAAAGTTCAGATCGCACAACCAAATTTGCTACCAGCCACAAATCTCTAACAATGCCACTTTGAAGCCTAGCTCCATTGTAAGACGTGATCAATTCATAATAAGGTTTTATATTGAAAATACCTGCTATCCAGTTCCAAGCTTTTTGCGCAAAACTACAGCTCCAGAGGACGTGCTGAAGTGTCTCCTCTTCAATTTGACAAACGCTGCACCTAGAAGCCAATTGAATCTTAAACCTGCTGCGAactttatcaagagttgcacacgcTCCCCGAACAAACTTCCAATtctgagccgccaaagaaggatgcacaACTTTCCTCCACAATAGCGAAGCTTCTTTCATA
The DNA window shown above is from Papaver somniferum cultivar HN1 unplaced genomic scaffold, ASM357369v1 unplaced-scaffold_36, whole genome shotgun sequence and carries:
- the LOC113342333 gene encoding uncharacterized protein LOC113342333, with the protein product MELLRHPMRCSRFMMLMTVVGVLSISLQQSQYVVGIRFVVEKEECLSHSMPYEGDMVQVSYVVIKADVPWNSGLEDGVDLISGGTDLRRSARKRKRLQSVKESFTRKRLQSVMKREPF